One Oscarella lobularis chromosome 18, ooOscLobu1.1, whole genome shotgun sequence genomic window, CTCCTTTAGTATTAATTAGTGATATAgaattgattattaattttgTACCTACCTGAAAATGCTATGTTGCTCAATATTGTTCTTTCCAAGGGAGGAACCCAATGACTCAACATCTCAAACAAAGCAGGATAACTAACacccttaatttattaaatgattaatattattaaatttgaattgatttattttacTTCGCCTATTCCTTCGCCTATTCGAATTGCGACTAAAAGCCAGGGACTTTGGTAAGCGGCCAAGGGAGTCAATAGAGTGAGAATTGTCGTGCAAAGACAACCGATTCCAAAAACGTGTTTGCCGCCGTATTTTCGCGCCAAAAATCCTCCGGAATGTTCGTAATCGCGTACCcgtagaaaaacgacgcaagGACCACTCCTAATTAGGTCACGTGATATGGATCTAGACACACAAGTgttcgaaaacgctttttttttcttaccttttgTATTCGAAGACCACTTCAGTTCGGACTAAATAATAGAGTGACTAGATATCGCGAAGCGAATTGGGTGCGCCTACTTGCATTCGAACGATCGCAACGCTCAGATTAACGCGCAAAGCGTAAACGTTAGCCAAGCCAAAAAAGGCGAGCAAAGCGAGGACATAGCGTGCCGGTGGATAGCGCATTCGTTCAGCCGTTCGGTCACAGAGATGATAAGGGGTTAAAAGAGTTATGCGTGAGACTTTTGTGCGCCGCTTTCGGAACCACAAAGTACATTCTAACACTAGCCtaaagacgtcaaagtgcaactgACATCTTCAAAAGCATCTTATTTAATCTATGGTTCTACTCAGTGAGAAAGTACGATCACTTATAGCAACAAATTAATGAAGCGGCCCTGCTTTGAATAGGACTCTTGCTAGTAATGCGACGAAACTTTTTACCTTTCGATGTTggtgatgacgacgttgtcgaGTCCATTTCCACTAACGTTTGAGGATGCATTTGCGTAACGACGACAGATGGTACGGCCGTACGTAAAAGGCGTCTCGATCGAAAGTAATGAGGTAAACGCCTATTTCCTGCCCTAACGGCCTGAAAGTCTCCAGAGCTGCTAAGAATACCCTTTTCTGTGGATGTAACCTGAATCATCGCTTTCTATTCACTCATGTGATACTACATATtacttcagaaaaaaaatagaccACTAGAAAGAGGGGCGTGTAAAGCTCATTTTGAGACTTGACTTCCAGTATGTCCTATGTAACTAAGGTAACAGTGCAGCCCTTGACGAACTCAGAAGACGGCCCCGCcacttttctttgccttcaaCTGTACGTTTGAAACTTTTACATAGATCTTTTTAAACTAGGGGTTTGAACCAAGGGCTACAACCAAAAGGCATGAATTCTAATCGGGGTTACGAGTTTTCGTTCGTTACAATTCCATCAATTAATAGATGAGACTGCGTAACAAAAATGCCAACTCAATTGCACAATAACTGTTGCTTAGAAACTCGAGTCAAAGTTCCTCGGAATGAAACTAATACAGTGTCGCTTTATCAATTGGGAGGCGTTGTAGCACTAATATAACATGGTAGCTCTCTAATGCCCCGAGCTTCACTGCCTCTTGTGACGACACGCGTTCATTGGAACCACGTGCCCACGACAAACGGCTTTTCCTCCGACTACAAAGGGCGCTACAAGAGCCGCTCGCTCGACGAAACACACAATTAAATACCAATTTGAAACCGATAACCTAATCGAGGAGAAAATCTATCGTGggccaattaattaaaaaattttagtGGGTTTAGTTACTAAAAATAAGTCCTGACTATCTTGATGCATGGTCGGGATGCGCTTGGGGAGCCGGCGGCCTAAGGGGTCACACACATACGAACATCTAAATAACTAACTGCGTAGAACTAGAAATTGAGACTACAATATCCCAACTCGCCTGCGACGTCCCTTTGCTCGGTTGAGCTGTCGATCTCGACTTTACTGAGAAATTCTGACGACACATCATGACATGCGAGCCGGCGTTGAGAAACTTCGCTGGATAAAGCGCGATCGTTGGTTTCTCATCCAAGTAGCAGGCGCAGCATTAGATCGAGTCGGCTGAGTCGGGAGAAAAGACGCACAAGACGCGAGGATTAGCGAGGTTTCTTTCGAAGAATACCACTATGCTCATTAACAATCCCTGTAAGTTTTGTAAGGGCCAGCTGGTAGCATTCTCGTGGTTTCTTAGTGGGCACatttcaaagaaaaggaTTCTTCCGGTTAGTTTTCCATAGAAAAAtgaccccccccccccccccccccccccccagtCAGTTTTTCATGGAAAAATGATCCCCCGGGTCACTTTTCTATGGAAAATTGACCCCATTAGGTGGACCTCTTTTTACAGGGGGGCATAGAAAAGTGACAGGGGTCATTGGAAAGGTGATCCGGGGGAGGGGTCATTTTTCCATGGAAAACTGACCCGGGGGGTCACTCGTTTAGGGGGGTCTAAATTTTCATGACAGGCCACAAGGGACCCTTCCTCCGCGCGAAGACCCTAAATCGGCCAAAAAATTCCCTCTCAAATCGACTGACGACATTTCAAAGGtctgcaaaagaagaaatcgctCAGAACGGTTCGAGTCACGTGCTCTTCGAGAAAAAGATACAGCCGGAAGACGACCAAAAAACCCCATTTGGCAGCCTCGAACAATCGATAAAAGCCGTTTCGAGTGCCGCACGACACGCTGAGCacacgaaatcggcgaaagcAGACGACTTCGTTTGTCAAAGTCGGTTTTTCTTACCTCCGCTTCTTTCTTCCTGTGCTGCGCGTTGCTTCGCAGCCTTTGCTCAAGCGTTGCGCAGCATCTAGCGCCTCATCGGAGTGTCGCTTTGCTTCTGGGTCTTGTGCAGCGACAGTTTCACTCGTTCGACTTGTAACCCACATACGGGAAGGTCTGACGTTTTAGTCGCCCGTCAATGCCCCGCCTTAGACGCTATGGAAGCCAAGACCTTTTATTTGTCGAAAAGGAAGAACGTCATGCACACAGCTAGAGTCAATACTGGTATTTCAACACGGTTTACGCTCAAGGTGGTGAGGAATATGGGCGAACGGTGAGGCATGTGGGCGAACTCAGAATTAGTCAAATGACGCTGCATGCTAGGAAGCTATTCCGTTCTACAAAAGGTGGCCAAATACCAATAGGAAATATCCACTAACAGACCCCATACTTGAGGACTAATAAGTGCGCTCATCATGCATTTATGGAGAGACGTCGGAGTCTGTTTGAAAAAGCAATTCTATTCCCCACGACGCAATTGATCTTTAAGTTAGTATCCGGTAGTACGGTATATAAGAAAGGAACTGAAGGCACTCAGGTTATCTAAATCCTTCATTCACTCATGGCAAGACAGATAGTAGTGGTGGCTTTCTTTGCCTGTTTCCTTCTACTTTCAACGTACGCCAGCCCGATCCaggagaaagaaatgatTCATGTCATTCGTCGAGGACGATTGGCGACTACTTCACACTCAAAGTCTgtcctagaagaaaaacaaccATTGAAAGATGTTAAAAGCAATGGAGCGAAAAACTGGGCAATCGCCGTCAATCGGAGCAACGCAACACTGTAAGGCACtaatgaagagaaatttttttcgttacACCGTAAGTGTTTGTTAAAGGGTTTGGGACGATACCGAAGGGGTGGATATCGTTTCTAACGTTCGTGTCGCCTTGGTGCCGCTAAGATTACATGCAATGTCTTCCAAAAGTTAAGGCTCTGACTTGCATTGGAATCAAACTGCTTTGTAGGTTTACGGTCATTTTTTGTCGTTGCGTGTAACATAGAATCAAATTAGGATATATGTCTAGTTCCTGTGTTAAGTTTTACTTTCACCCACTGGACTGACTCATCGCTCTATTTGGTTCTCCTAAAACTCGCGCATTGCCTGAAACAGTTCTGTATGCCATATCTTCACCATATACTACACTTTGCGGACACCATGCTGCATTTAATCTGCTTACCCAAAAGTAACTAGAATAGATGGCAATACAGCGTGCGCATAGCAACACATAGATATACCACGAGAACGTCACAGCAGACTGCTAGTACGTTTTTTCATCACTTCATCTCTAACAGCAAGATCTAACTAGAGCAAGACTTCCCAGCTGTACCGTTGCAACAACTGTGAACGGTAACGAACGTACTGTCATAGTAACCATCGTACGAGCCCCCGGCGCACGAATAGCAGACATTACTGCACCCGTCCTTTTTGTAGACAAACTTCAGAATCTGTGGCTTATTGTAATTCTGCTGAGTAAAAGTCAATTTTTGaggaacgacgtcaaaacagCTGTCGCCGCAGTCGCAATATCCGCCACAGAGCGAGAATGAAACGGTGACGTTGTCCCAAGCTGGAGGATAAGTCAGGAAGAAGGTCATGTTGTCACTACTGTCGGGCGTTGTATAGAAGAATTCGCGGTCTGTGTTGCTGCCTGTTCCAACGTCTAAATTTGTACAGTTCTTCATCCAATTTTTAGGCAGCAGAGAATCGATGTCAATCCGAGGCTCGCCCGGAGTGAGATCCATTTCCGTGATGAGATCCTCGGTAGGATTAAACGTGCCCGATTTGCCGGGATGGTAGTGCTCCGCCCAGACAGGTATACCTGTCTCGGAGTGGGCCAAGACGGTCACGTTATCCGGTTGGGCGGACACGACTGTCTGCATTTTGGTGTACCACACGTCGACAGCGTACGACCAGAATTTCTTTGAGCCCAGATACTTCATGCCTGGACACACGTAATATCCAACGCACGTGTAGTCATCGGAGGCAAATCCCATCATTTCAGCAAAGCCAACCGGATAGCCGGTTAAGAATGTGTTTCTGCCTGTGTATTGGCAACGTTTACCGAGCTGAATGCTGAGTCTTCCCTTGTAGGGAAGACTTCCTGGAAGGGCGCCTGGAGGATCTGTCATGAGCACGTACATACCGTCAGCTATGCAAAGACAAGGGCgttataaattaattagattataCCCAGAGAGGAAGTGGATTTGTACCGATATACTGCCCCGTTTGATTGATGAAGGCTTTGTACTGGTGCTTGCCCTTGGCATCGACCCACCTCGAGACGTAGACTTCTGAAAGAGTAAGGCCTTCTTCGGTCGATGTGATGGTGCTCGAGAAGTTCGCCGGGAAGTTTGGGTAGATCAAGGCCACGGCTACTGCCGGAACAACAAAGGCCCAAAGAAGAAGGCTTTTGCGAATTGAACGTGCTTGCATTGATCAGCCCGATGAaaggaaagacaaaggaatgACGCTGCTCACGCACTTACGGCCTCCTACCTTGTGACACAATGTCCTTGTGACACGCGAGCTGCATTGATATAAATGCAACCGCAGTCACACCTCTAAAGCCGATCATATTTTTGGCGACGGTTTCTGCTTATGTTGTGAAGCGACGGAGGCTTATCAGAAAACGTAGGAAAGGCGTCGACGGTATCAAAGGAAGTTCTAAGTAAACATATAACTCTCGAAACCGAAACTTGCCTGCTGATCGAGTATGCACCATCGCAAATCCGTTCATCGTAGCGTGTCTGTGGAACTTGAGCATCTTTCTAGGTGAGGAACTCTGTTAGTCGTTTTATTCTCCACGGCGGAGCGGAACCAGGAAAAGTGAATCTCAGTCGTACGTATTATACGGGTTTTGTGAACCGCGTATTTCAGACATTTTGTCCGGCCGTTATAAGCATGGAAACCGACTAAATTACGCACACGCAATCTcggaattttcaaaaaaactgGTCCGTGGCCATGGCCTGACTGTACGGCCTTGTTGGAATCTTTCCCCAAAACAGCCGACGGCAGGGTCATGAATATAGCTCTCGTTCACCCTGTGTTCCGAGTCAGCGTCATTCTGTGTACTCACTACTGCGAGAGAAATCCAGAACAAACCAAATACGGGGTTCATGTTCGATCATGAAGCCCGTAACTAAAGGCTTGTGTAACACGGCGTGGGGGAGGCGGCTTTGGATTTCTCCTTTATTCTAGCTTGCTCACACACAGATACACGCGTTCAACTCTACGACTCTAACACGACTGTCCCAATTATCCTAACTACCAATCATATGTCTTCCTATTCCTACCTAATTAGCAACTACCCCCCACCCCCTACTGCTACATCCCTCCCTTCTAAGTTTGGCGCGTCCCCTGCGCCACATCATCAGCATCTCAACACGACATACGTACAGCCCTCCAGCAATCCAGCTTCTCGTCGGCACCTCAGCATACAGCTCAGCTCAGCGCACAATCCCAGCTCACAGACTCGGACACACTCACAACACAGATACGAACACACACACAGTCACACGTTCTACGCTTACGACTACGACTCCCGGCTACAACACTTactgctcgtcgtcgctctcgaagTCGACAACGTAATCACGAAGCCTGACTGGCGGTCCAGCATTTCGACGTGGTCTGGCTTCCACCATCGGCGCCGCTTCCGCtccgtcttcgtctgcttcCTCTCCCTCAGAATCCGGCTCGCTTTCcagctcttcgtcttcgtcgttgatATCAGTCAGCTCGTCTTCCAGCAGTTCCACTAACGGATCCTCTCGTCGCCCTCGTGCCGCTATTCTCGCCTCCGGCTCCTCGAAAATCACCTCGAAGTCGccttcatcttcatcgtcttcggaTTCGGAAACGGGGTcccctcgtcgtcgtcgcgattcttCTCTCTGCAGCGCCACCATCGAACTGCGGTCACACGCTTCCAAACGACCCATCTGTACGCGCTGCGCCGAACCACCTCCAATCGGCCGTATCTTCGCGTCAACGGCGTCGTAAACGCGCTCCACGACGAACGGTCCTTCCCAATGACGCGACAGCTTCTCTGCCTGGCCTCGCTTCACGCTCGGGACGTAAAGGtaaacgacgtcgccctCTTCGAATGCCGAAACCTCACTCATTCGCTCATCGTAGCTTCGTTCGCGCTCGGCTTTCATAACAGcaattctcttcgtcgctaGCGCTCCGCCCGGCTTTTCGGCTGATCCCTTAGCGTGTCTCTTTGGAGATTCCTTTGCGTGATCCTCAGCTGCAGCCGATTCCCGTTTTGCTCCGACGACCATTTTGGGA contains:
- the LOC136197665 gene encoding uncharacterized protein, producing MQARSIRKSLLLWAFVVPAVAVALIYPNFPANFSSTITSTEEGLTLSEVYVSRWVDAKGKHQYKAFINQTGQYIADGMYVLMTDPPGALPGSLPYKGRLSIQLGKRCQYTGRNTFLTGYPVGFAEMMGFASDDYTCVGYYVCPGMKYLGSKKFWSYAVDVWYTKMQTVVSAQPDNVTVLAHSETGIPVWAEHYHPGKSGTFNPTEDLITEMDLTPGEPRIDIDSLLPKNWMKNCTNLDVGTGSNTDREFFYTTPDSSDNMTFFLTYPPAWDNVTVSFSLCGGYCDCGDSCFDVVPQKLTFTQQNYNKPQILKFVYKKDGCSNVCYSCAGGSYDGYYDSTFVTVHSCCNGTAGKSCSS